GCCTTCTGGGGACGTTGATAAAACGTCAGTAACGGTTTGAGGATTTAGGATGGACTGTGGAGGAACTGACAAGGTGTTGACGGCCCAATACATCCCATAAAGCTTCCAATCCTGCTCTTCAGTAGCACGTTTGAGATAGAAATCCATGAATTTTTGTCCGAACGCTATTCCTTTTAACGGCTGTGAACCTTCATACTCAACACCCTCCCATTGGAGATCAGCTGTGCAATTCAGCCACCAGGCAGGGGCAATTACATCCTGGATTTTTTGAAGAACGTTCTGCTCAAAAAGAGGTTTCGGATCTGTTTGCTGTTCTCGGAGCAGCGAATGCAGGACCTCAGCTTCCATTGCGGAAACGGTCATGCCTTGGCCAAAAATCGGATCAAAGTTACAGAAGGCATCACCTATAACGAGCAATCCCTCTGGCCAATGCGCCATCTGTTCGAAATGCTGGCGAAATAGTCCTGGTACACGGTAGCTCCTTGGGTTGGTCATCGGTTCAAGTTTACTGATGATTTCCGTAATGAGGGGACTTGGCAGCCTTGCGATCTCTTTTGCGTATGCTTCAGGCTCAGTTGGGGGGTAGATTCCGTCGGGACGGTAAAGCAATGTTTCTGCCACATTGTTTTCAAGAAATGAAAACACGCCATGGAATGTTCCTGTAGATGGATGTCCGGCAATGATAATTGCATCCCATTTTTCTGTAAGATGAAGTAAATGCGAAGGAAGCTTATATCTGCGGGTGCTGTATCCGATGACCGCTGTCATCCGATCAGGAGCAGGTACCTCGTATCCAAGCTCCTCCAGCCATTTGGGAAGCCTGGAGGAACGCCCGCTCGTATCTATCACAAAATCGGCATGGATTTCCTTTTCTTCATTCGTTACGCGGTCTCTTCCAAGAATGCCAGTTATGGTCTGATGGTCTGCCGAGGATAACAAGTGAACAACGTCATGCTTCTGAAGAAACTGTACATTAGTTATGTTCCTCACCCGCTGACGGATCACAAATTCAAGGACAGGCCTGCTGAACTTAATGTCATTCCGCGGATATTGGGCCACCATTGTGCCGTATTGATTATGCTGATGAACGGTTTTGTTTAGGGAGGAAGGCGCTCCATGAGCCTCTAAATCCTTTTCATAATCCGGAAAAAAGCGATTGATCACAGCTTTTCCGCGCCCTGTGATCCGGTGGGGATGGAAGGCCTGCGGAGTGCCTGGGCGAAGTTCGGGCTGATCGGAAAAAGCATCTTTTTCAACAATCACCACCTTGCTGTAAAACTCGGAAAGTACACGTGCAGCTAATAAGCCAGCAATGCCTCCGCCAATCACAACGGCAGATTCCCATCTCATCGCCATCATTCAGTTCCGCCCTTCCAATACTGTTTTTAAATTGTTCAGATCCTGTTGGCCTGTAGTGATGACCTGGGAGAATTTATCGTGTGACATCCCGGGCATCTGAAAACCGGTTAAAAATACTTCACAGCCATCGCCGTTCGTGATGACCCGCATCGCATCACAAATTTCAACACCAGGTGCAGGGATGGAACGATGATCCAGCACGCCGAAGGAATTCTTTTGGGCAACCCTAACTTCAGAAATACAGTAAGGGGTTTCCATCATCCAGGCATCTCCTTCATCAGCCTTTTGAATCGATTGGCAAAAGGATACCCATTGAGGGAAATTCTCCATGTTGTAAGCATACTCATAAACTTCATGTGCTGGACGGTTAATAAAAACACTGATCGTTTGGGAAGAAAGGTAAACAGTCATTTTTAAATGCTCCTCTCAGTTTTGATGAATGAATGATTCATTCACTTTTAAGGTATGCGGTATATCGGCTCAAGTCAACCAAAATTTAGAAAAAACTAGTATTTTTTATTTTACATATGTTCAGGACCGGTGAAATTTTGGTAAGATATTAGGGAAGGATTATGAGAAACGGCGGTGGACCCTTTGGAACAAGAAAAGTTAAAGAAGGTCATTGAAGCGGCAAAGCTCTATTATTTGCTGGATTACAATCAGAACCAAATAGCGGCAGAATTGGGCATTTCGAGACCGACCGTTTCAAGACTGCTTCAGCAGGCTAAGACCGAAGGGATTGTGCAGATCAAAATCATGGATCCCACAAATGGGATTGAACAGCTGGCCAGTGAGCTTGAAGAAAAATTTAACCTTAAAAAAGCAATTGTCGCTTCCATTCCGCAATATGAGAGTACAAGCATAAAGAAGGGTCTCGGTGAGAAAGCGGGTGAGTATCTTTATGAAATCGTAAAAGATGGAGACAGGATTGGGGTTACGTGGGGAACCACTTTATATAACGTAGCCTGCCAGCTGAAGCAAAAGTTCGTCAAGGATGTTAAAGTCGTTCAGTTAAAAGGCGGCATCAGCCACTCCGAAACCAATACGTACCACTCGGAAATCCTCGATCTGTTCGGCAAAGCGTTCAACACCGTTCCAACTCATCTGCCGCTTCCAGCGATAGTTGACCACGTTGTCGTCAAGCAGGCGATGGAAGCCGATCGGCATATTAAACGAATTTTGGACATGGGGAAAGACGCGAATATCGCGCTGTTCACGATAGGACCTGTGAAGTCGGAATCCCTGTTATTCCAGCTTGGCTATTTTTCTGAAGAAGATCTGAAGCATATCCATTCAAAGGCTGTAGGTGACATTTGTTCCCGCTTTATTGATGAAGAGGGAGAAATTCTAAACGCCAGCCTCAATGAACGGACGCTTGGGATTGATTTAAAAGATTTGAAGCAGAAGGAACATTCCATCCTGGTGGCCGGCGGACAGCAAAAAATCGATGGCATTTATGGTGCGCTAAAAGGCGGATACGCGAATGTGCTCGTGACCGATCAGTTTACGGCCAGATTTTTGCTGGATAAAGAAGAGTAAAGTCCATAAAAGTCCCTTTAACAAGGGCTTTTTTTGTTGGAAAAAAATACTTTTACATTTGTTCATTTAATTATTTACAATTGTTCAGTTGCTTGGTATAGTGTTCATGCAAGCAAAAATGCAATAGTACGACTGAAAGCGTTTTATTATATTTTCAAAATAGAAAGGAACGACCTGTATGTCAAACACAAAATTGGTTCAAATGATCGATCATACATTATTAAAAGCTGATGCAACGCAAGAACAAATTCAAGTACTTGCTGAGGAAGCAAAAGAGCACAAATTTGCTTCGGTATGTGTGAATCCGACTTGGGTTAAAGCAGCTGCAGAAATTCTGAAAGATACTCCTGAAGTAAAGGTATGTACGGTTATTGGTTTCCCGCTTGGAGCATCTACTCCAGAAGTGAAAGCATTTGAAACAACAAATGCGATTGAAAACGGAGCAGACGAAGTAGATATGGTAATTAACATCGGCGCTCTTAAAAGCAAACAGTTTGACGTTGTAGAAAACGACATCAAAGCAGTTGTTGAAGCAGCTAAAGGAAAAGCACTAACAAAAGTAATCATCGAAACTTCTTTGCTTACTGACGAAGAAAAAGTAATCGCATGTGAGCTTTCCGTTAAAGCAGGTGCGGATTATGTAAAAACGTCCACAGGATTCTCTACAGGCGGAGCAACTCCGGAAGATGTGGCACTTATGAGAAAAACAGTTGGACCAGATGTAGGAGTTAAAGCATCCGGCGGCGTACGCAGCCTTGAAGATGCAGAGAACGTAGTAAAAGCAGGTGCGACTCGTATCGGCGCTAGCTCAGGTGTTGCTATCGCAAAAGGTCAGACGTCTAATAGCTCTTACTAATAATTTTAAAAGGCTCTTGTTGATTGGAGTGCAAGGTGCGAGACTCCTCGAAAATGCATTTCACATTTTCTTCGTGCGATATAACGCTGCCGAAGCCTTCCTTGTCCTGCGGGAGAAGCGGGACAGGTGAGAACCGCAGGCGCCTGCGCCGGTAAGGCTCACCGCCCGCCCCGCGGAAAGCGAGCATCCTGTAACGGAAATGAACCACTAGTAAGACCAACAAAGCTTACAAAAAAACCACTTGA
This genomic stretch from Fictibacillus marinisediminis harbors:
- a CDS encoding FAD-dependent oxidoreductase → MAMRWESAVVIGGGIAGLLAARVLSEFYSKVVIVEKDAFSDQPELRPGTPQAFHPHRITGRGKAVINRFFPDYEKDLEAHGAPSSLNKTVHQHNQYGTMVAQYPRNDIKFSRPVLEFVIRQRVRNITNVQFLQKHDVVHLLSSADHQTITGILGRDRVTNEEKEIHADFVIDTSGRSSRLPKWLEELGYEVPAPDRMTAVIGYSTRRYKLPSHLLHLTEKWDAIIIAGHPSTGTFHGVFSFLENNVAETLLYRPDGIYPPTEPEAYAKEIARLPSPLITEIISKLEPMTNPRSYRVPGLFRQHFEQMAHWPEGLLVIGDAFCNFDPIFGQGMTVSAMEAEVLHSLLREQQTDPKPLFEQNVLQKIQDVIAPAWWLNCTADLQWEGVEYEGSQPLKGIAFGQKFMDFYLKRATEEQDWKLYGMYWAVNTLSVPPQSILNPQTVTDVLSTSPEGRLWLDELLAEHKKPLEELLDEILPSFSGEVFQPIS
- a CDS encoding sugar-binding transcriptional regulator, whose translation is MEQEKLKKVIEAAKLYYLLDYNQNQIAAELGISRPTVSRLLQQAKTEGIVQIKIMDPTNGIEQLASELEEKFNLKKAIVASIPQYESTSIKKGLGEKAGEYLYEIVKDGDRIGVTWGTTLYNVACQLKQKFVKDVKVVQLKGGISHSETNTYHSEILDLFGKAFNTVPTHLPLPAIVDHVVVKQAMEADRHIKRILDMGKDANIALFTIGPVKSESLLFQLGYFSEEDLKHIHSKAVGDICSRFIDEEGEILNASLNERTLGIDLKDLKQKEHSILVAGGQQKIDGIYGALKGGYANVLVTDQFTARFLLDKEE
- the deoC gene encoding deoxyribose-phosphate aldolase, producing MSNTKLVQMIDHTLLKADATQEQIQVLAEEAKEHKFASVCVNPTWVKAAAEILKDTPEVKVCTVIGFPLGASTPEVKAFETTNAIENGADEVDMVINIGALKSKQFDVVENDIKAVVEAAKGKALTKVIIETSLLTDEEKVIACELSVKAGADYVKTSTGFSTGGATPEDVALMRKTVGPDVGVKASGGVRSLEDAENVVKAGATRIGASSGVAIAKGQTSNSSY